The following proteins are co-located in the Yersinia kristensenii genome:
- a CDS encoding gp53-like domain-containing protein: MPKNEFKAFAIGKNANVLTQAEFDELIAVINGFQSGIARSEQLNKVWRQSSVISHVVAEFMAENSGDDILDDGNLDKLKVSLVTALFNNAKAQLDERYLNIIKNLSDLSNKAEARRNLDIYSRGEVNETFLQKEQNGADIPDKPRFVDNLDLRETVNLAVGALQKNQNGADIPDPALFVKNLRLGKFQQAADATRIFSPNDDTYLRIDNTGWYFANKNTGKIPASIDAGGTGATTAEEAIKKLGIDVLLSDKQKLSQNLTALSALVASANKLPYFTSNKAAGLVDLTQVGKNLLSSESLTALISYLGFSGDANHIKFPTGHIIQWGTWTIPSNNASVVITLPHAYSEGNYWSGAIFNSAQGASPDNVYVPSAVLTSIRITHYGDSAASGAKALWLSIGK, from the coding sequence ACTCAAGCCGAATTCGATGAGTTGATTGCAGTTATAAATGGTTTTCAATCCGGTATTGCCAGAAGTGAACAACTTAATAAAGTTTGGCGACAATCATCTGTTATTTCTCACGTCGTTGCTGAGTTTATGGCTGAAAATTCAGGTGATGATATATTAGATGATGGTAATCTGGATAAACTTAAAGTATCTCTAGTTACAGCATTATTTAATAATGCGAAAGCACAATTGGATGAGCGTTATCTTAATATTATTAAAAATCTCTCCGATTTAAGTAATAAAGCTGAAGCACGAAGAAATCTTGATATATACAGTCGAGGAGAGGTAAACGAGACTTTTTTACAGAAAGAGCAAAATGGTGCGGATATCCCTGACAAACCACGCTTTGTTGATAATCTTGATTTGCGGGAGACCGTCAATCTGGCAGTGGGGGCATTACAAAAAAACCAGAATGGTGCTGATATTCCCGACCCAGCACTCTTTGTCAAAAACCTTCGTTTAGGAAAATTCCAGCAGGCAGCAGATGCTACGCGTATTTTTTCGCCTAATGATGATACCTATCTGAGAATTGATAACACTGGATGGTATTTTGCAAACAAAAATACAGGGAAAATTCCAGCCTCAATTGATGCTGGAGGAACGGGAGCGACAACAGCAGAAGAGGCAATTAAAAAACTTGGCATTGATGTATTATTGAGCGATAAACAAAAATTATCGCAAAATCTTACAGCGCTGTCGGCATTAGTTGCTTCAGCGAACAAATTGCCGTATTTCACAAGTAATAAAGCGGCGGGATTAGTTGACTTAACACAAGTCGGAAAGAACTTACTTTCATCAGAGAGTCTCACTGCACTGATAAGCTACCTTGGTTTTTCAGGTGATGCTAATCACATAAAATTTCCAACCGGACATATTATTCAGTGGGGAACATGGACGATCCCATCAAATAATGCAAGTGTAGTCATTACCCTGCCACATGCTTACTCAGAAGGAAACTACTGGTCTGGTGCGATATTTAATTCCGCCCAAGGGGCTTCCCCCGACAACGTATATGTACCTTCTGCTGTGCTGACAAGTATCAGAATTACTCACTATGGTGATAGTGCAGCTAGTGGCGCTAAGGCACTGTGGTTATCAATAGGAAAATAA